The genomic DNA GTTCAGCAGACCGACGACGTTGACGCTGTTGCCGCAGGCGTTGACCGGGACGTCCACGGGTGCCTGGACCAGGTTCCCCGACAGGACGCCGGGGGAGCCGGCCGTCACGCCCTGGGCGCTGGATCCGCTCTGCTGTCCGGGGTGGCCGCCGGAGTCCACGTTCTTGCACGCGTTGCCGAAGGCGGGGTTCAGCAGGGCGATCACGTTGACCGTGTTGCCGCAGGCGTTGACCGGGATGTGCACCGGCACCTGGACGGCGTTGCCCGAGCCGACCCCCGGTGAACCGACGGCGGCACCGGCGGCCGAGGCATCGGCGTACGCGGAGCCGCCGGCCGCGGTCAGGATGCCCGACGCCGCCGCCATGACGATCATGCTTTTGTTCAGAACCTGTCGCATTACTTGCCCTTCCTTAGGACATTTCGCGTGGGCGATTCGCCCGCAGAGCCACCGAGCGGTGTCGCGTTCGAGCCGAGACGCACGTGCGCGCTGGACGACACCCCTAACGACCCTGGGTTGTGAGGGAAACTTGGAAGTCAGTGGAAATCTTGTAACCAGCCGAACGAGTGACGTACGAACGTTCGCATTTGATCTGGAGGGGCTGGTTGAAAGTTGGCGGAAGCGAAGGCGTCCCTTCGGTCCTCCGATATTTCCCAGCCTTTGTCCGGGCGGCAACTTTCACGCGTTCGGCGGCGGTTCCTCCGTGGAGAATGGTCGCAATTCCTTCACGAATCACCTAATCGACTTCCCGAATTAGCCTCCGGGGGGTGCGTCGCACACACGGACAGGGAGTCACCCTGACGGGGTGGACGCAGGGCGGGCCCTCCGTCAACGAGTTCCGGCTTTCAGGCATTCGGGTGATTGGAGAGAACCAAATGCCGGGCCGCGAGTTGGTCAGGAGGCTCCGGTACGGGGCAACGGGTTCGAGAAGGGTTAATCGTGATCAAGAAGGTTCTGGCTACGGGCGCTGTCGCCGCCTCCATCCTCGGTCTCGGCGCGACGCAGGCCATGGCGATCGGCAACGACGGAGGCACGACCTCGGTCAACGGTAACGGCGCCGCGCAGGTGTTCGGCAACGCTGCCACCCACGGTGACTGGAGCCCCCAGTTCGGCCTGATCCAGGGCTCGCTCAACAAGCCCTGCATCGGTCTGCCGCTGAAGGCCAACGCCGGTTCGCTGATCGGCGCCGTGCCGATCTCGCTCCAGGACATCAACGTCCTGTCGTCGCCGCAGAACCAGCAGTGCACCGAGAACTCCACCCAGGCCAAGGGTGACGAGGCCCTGTCGCACATCCTGGACAGCATCCCGATCCTCTCCGGCAACGGCGCCCACAACGGCTGACCGGACCGCGACCACAGGCCCGGACCGCCGGCTTTCCTCCACCGAGCGGTCCGGGCCTGCTGCTGCCTCCATGGGTGGCCGTACATCGGCTGGTCATATGAACCGGCCAGTGATGTGGATCGACTGATACTGCGTCATTCGGGCGGAATCCGAGAATCTTCTCCTTGAGCGGTTTCAATCTCGGTCGTTAATCGTTACGAATGACAGCGTCGGAGTCACGAGCACGAGAGACTCCGCTCGGGCGATACGAAAGTCGTACCGCTCCAGACCCCGCCGCAGAAAGGGATGAAAGTGAAGTACACCAAGGTTGCCTCAGTCGCCGTCGGAGCCCTCATGGCGCTGGGATTCGCCGCGCCGGCCATGGCCGACGCGGGTGCCGAGGGCATCGCCGTTGGTTCCCCGGGCGTGCTGTCCGGCAACGTCGTGCAGATCCCGGTCCACGTTCCGATCAACATCTGCGGTAACAGCGTGAACATCATCGGTCTGCTGAACCCGACCTTCGGCAACACCTGTATCAACAGCTGAATGATGACCGGCTGAGCCCTGGCTCGGCCTCGGTCGGCCCCGGATCGTCCATCGTCGATCCGGGGCCTTCCCCTTTCCCCGCGCGGACATCGTGCGGACTTTCGGTCGGTCCCCGTGCGGGCGGGAAAAACCTGCGGCCGCGTAGTTTCCCGTGCGCGGCCTGATCGTTGTTCAAGGAAAGCGGCAGAAGTCACAGGCAAAGAGAGCTTGTGTGCGGCACGGGAACGTGACCGAAAGATGCCGCGCAGAAGGGAACCTGAAAGTGAA from Streptomyces sp. NBC_00654 includes the following:
- a CDS encoding rodlin, translated to MIKKVLATGAVAASILGLGATQAMAIGNDGGTTSVNGNGAAQVFGNAATHGDWSPQFGLIQGSLNKPCIGLPLKANAGSLIGAVPISLQDINVLSSPQNQQCTENSTQAKGDEALSHILDSIPILSGNGAHNG
- a CDS encoding chaplin, with translation MKYTKVASVAVGALMALGFAAPAMADAGAEGIAVGSPGVLSGNVVQIPVHVPINICGNSVNIIGLLNPTFGNTCINS
- a CDS encoding chaplin, with product MRQVLNKSMIVMAAASGILTAAGGSAYADASAAGAAVGSPGVGSGNAVQVPVHIPVNACGNTVNVIALLNPAFGNACKNVDSGGHPGQQSGSSAQGVTAGSPGVLSGNLVQAPVDVPVNACGNSVNVVGLLNPAFGNQCANVSGPDHHEPPTEPPTEEPPTEEPPVEEPPTEEPPVNEPPVKEPPVNEPPVEEPPVDEPPVDTPRPVQPGSHLAETGAAGLGMAAGASAALLLGGAVLMRRTRGTRV